In one window of Bizionia sp. M204 DNA:
- a CDS encoding uracil-DNA glycosylase family protein — MQELLHSISQCTICKDHLPLGPRPVVTAHKNSKIIIIGQAPGTKVHASGIPWDDASGKQLRNWLDVSKEQFYNPENFAIMPMGFCYPGKGKSGDLPPRPECAPQWHQQLLKQMPHVELILLIGMYAQRYYLKSSAKKTLTETVDNFQAYLPMYLPLPHPSPRNRFWLTKNPWFQTEVLPILKTKVHSLIK; from the coding sequence ATGCAAGAATTACTTCATAGCATTAGTCAATGTACCATCTGTAAAGATCATTTGCCGTTAGGTCCAAGACCTGTAGTAACTGCTCATAAAAATTCTAAAATTATCATTATAGGTCAAGCACCAGGGACTAAAGTTCATGCTTCCGGAATTCCATGGGATGATGCTAGCGGAAAGCAATTACGGAATTGGCTAGATGTTAGCAAAGAACAATTTTATAACCCCGAAAATTTTGCCATTATGCCTATGGGATTCTGTTATCCAGGAAAAGGGAAATCGGGGGATTTACCGCCAAGGCCAGAATGTGCGCCACAGTGGCATCAACAATTATTAAAGCAAATGCCGCATGTGGAATTAATTCTACTCATTGGTATGTATGCACAGCGCTATTATTTAAAAAGTAGTGCTAAAAAAACACTTACAGAAACCGTTGATAATTTTCAAGCCTATTTGCCCATGTATTTACCCTTGCCACACCCATCGCCTAGAAATCGGTTTTGGTTAACTAAAAACCCTTGGTTTCAAACCGAAGTTTTACCTATATTAAAAACAAAAGTCCATAGCCTAATCAAATAA
- a CDS encoding carboxymuconolactone decarboxylase family protein, giving the protein MPLVTPLSADHDLETKELAEFFNETLGFCPNSVLTMQRRPAISKAFINLNKAVMANEGRVTSALKRMIAWVSSNATGCRYCQAHAIRAAERYGAEQEQLDNIWDYRTHPAFSEAERAALDFSLAASQVPNAVDETIQKRLHQYWNEGEIVEMLGVISLFGYLNRWNDSMGTTLEHDAIESGNQFLGKHGFEVGKHV; this is encoded by the coding sequence ATGCCACTTGTAACACCATTATCCGCAGACCACGATTTAGAAACGAAAGAATTAGCCGAATTTTTTAATGAAACACTAGGTTTTTGCCCAAACTCTGTATTAACCATGCAACGCAGACCGGCAATTTCCAAGGCATTTATAAACCTCAACAAAGCGGTTATGGCCAATGAAGGTCGTGTAACATCTGCTTTAAAACGCATGATTGCCTGGGTTTCAAGCAACGCAACAGGTTGCAGATATTGTCAAGCTCATGCCATTCGTGCTGCGGAACGCTATGGTGCAGAACAGGAACAGTTAGATAATATTTGGGACTATAGAACACATCCAGCTTTTTCGGAAGCCGAACGAGCTGCTCTCGATTTTAGTTTAGCCGCAAGTCAAGTGCCAAATGCGGTGGATGAAACCATTCAAAAACGCTTACACCAATATTGGAATGAAGGCGAAATTGTAGAAATGTTGGGCGTTATTTCACTGTTTGGCTATTTAAATAGATGGAATGACAGCATGGGAACAACTTTAGAACATGACGCCATAGAAAGTGGAAATCAATTTTTAGGAAAACATGGTTTTGAGGTTGGGAAACACGTGTGA
- a CDS encoding OsmC family protein has protein sequence MANTNKVITHWKGNLQFESDNPNGKTVLMDTSPEHGGHSSGLSPKAMMLSALAGCSGLDVVSVLDKMKVKISDFRMDTYGELTEEHPKYYHTVTVEYHFYGDNLDENKIKKAVDLSIEKYCGVMEMFRKFATVKTSIHYHVV, from the coding sequence ATGGCAAATACAAATAAAGTAATCACACATTGGAAAGGGAATCTACAATTTGAATCGGATAACCCAAATGGGAAAACGGTTTTAATGGACACCAGTCCAGAACATGGTGGTCATAGTTCAGGCTTATCACCAAAAGCCATGATGCTTTCGGCTTTAGCAGGTTGTTCAGGATTGGATGTGGTGTCTGTTTTAGATAAAATGAAAGTGAAAATCTCCGATTTCAGAATGGATACTTATGGAGAACTCACCGAAGAACACCCTAAGTATTACCATACCGTTACTGTAGAATATCATTTTTATGGTGACAATCTAGATGAAAATAAAATAAAAAAAGCCGTCGATTTATCCATAGAAAAATACTGTGGCGTTATGGAAATGTTCCGAAAATTTGCCACTGTAAAAACGAGTATTCATTATCATGTAGTTTAA
- a CDS encoding NAD(P)/FAD-dependent oxidoreductase → MKNKHYNVFVIGSGIAGQTAAKICRENNLSVAISDNREFGGTCANRGCDSKKILLQFSQLVYKSNNLKGRGVKKNPKLNWKQVQKFRRSFSNPIPPKTEQNLKDLGMSLYHQSPKFISKNEVEVEGKVVSADYFIIATGNIPRPLDIEGNEFLKVSEDVLDLKKIPKSITFIGSGYIAMEFACMLATLGSQVTILEQGNTALANFDPFLVKKLITKLESLGVKFIFNADVTGVQKLKKNLKVTFSIDGEVTTHKSRLVINSAGRVPAIAALDLEKAVVEADHNGIVVNDYLQSKSHPKVYACGDVSNKSLALTPLSGLQGYIAGHNIIKEKSKTFDVPCIPSTVFTTPNLSSVGYGEEDAKARYKNVKVYQGEVSNWFNAKKENEDTYAYTILVNERTDEIVGAHILSSEANESINVFATAIYNKMTVKEFKRMVFTYPSYVIDMKTMMENE, encoded by the coding sequence ATGAAAAATAAGCATTACAACGTATTCGTTATAGGAAGTGGTATTGCCGGACAAACCGCGGCAAAAATATGCCGAGAAAATAATTTAAGCGTCGCTATTTCCGATAATAGAGAATTTGGTGGAACTTGTGCCAATAGGGGTTGCGATTCCAAAAAAATATTGTTGCAATTTTCGCAATTAGTATATAAAAGTAACAATTTAAAAGGACGAGGCGTTAAAAAAAATCCGAAGTTAAATTGGAAGCAAGTTCAAAAATTCAGACGTTCTTTTTCAAACCCCATTCCTCCAAAAACAGAACAAAACTTAAAAGATTTAGGTATGTCATTGTACCACCAATCGCCAAAATTTATCAGTAAAAATGAAGTTGAGGTCGAAGGCAAAGTCGTATCTGCCGATTATTTTATAATTGCCACTGGAAATATTCCAAGACCGTTAGATATTGAGGGAAACGAATTTTTAAAAGTGAGTGAAGACGTATTGGATTTAAAGAAAATTCCAAAATCTATTACCTTCATTGGATCGGGATATATTGCCATGGAATTTGCTTGTATGCTTGCCACGCTAGGAAGTCAGGTTACCATTTTAGAACAAGGGAATACAGCTCTAGCTAATTTTGATCCATTTTTAGTAAAAAAATTAATTACTAAACTTGAAAGTTTAGGTGTGAAATTTATTTTTAATGCGGATGTAACAGGTGTTCAAAAATTAAAAAAGAATTTAAAAGTTACTTTTTCTATTGATGGCGAAGTTACCACGCACAAATCGCGATTAGTTATTAATTCGGCAGGCAGAGTTCCTGCCATTGCGGCTTTAGATCTTGAAAAAGCCGTTGTTGAAGCCGATCATAATGGCATTGTGGTCAATGATTACTTGCAAAGTAAATCGCATCCAAAAGTATATGCTTGTGGTGATGTTTCCAATAAATCGTTAGCATTAACGCCACTATCTGGACTTCAAGGTTATATAGCTGGACATAATATAATTAAAGAAAAATCTAAAACATTTGATGTTCCATGCATACCGTCCACTGTGTTTACAACACCCAATTTATCATCGGTGGGATATGGTGAAGAAGACGCCAAAGCGCGTTATAAAAATGTAAAAGTGTATCAAGGTGAAGTTAGTAATTGGTTTAATGCTAAAAAAGAAAATGAAGACACCTATGCCTACACCATTTTAGTTAATGAACGTACTGACGAAATTGTAGGTGCTCATATTTTAAGCTCAGAAGCCAATGAAAGTATCAACGTTTTTGCAACGGCTATTTATAATAAAATGACGGTAAAAGAATTTAAGCGTATGGTTTTCACCTATCCATCTTATGTTATAGATATGAAAACGATGATGGAAAATGAATAG
- a CDS encoding M28 family peptidase, whose translation MIKKILFLGLFSVTFSSLTQAQAIKKQSTKESLEQTVITSFSGDLAYETTAFVEKYWRVVGNKGFNESIHFIAQNLESAGFILEEKAKPNNRLTYRIEKRPLKNPTWEMVDALVTFNSKEAPLLAHKTNRNMVALNSYSTPKEGVTAEVVYVEDVQKLKKMDVKGKIVFAETSPSRIYNDAIVKGGAIGLMTYDNPSYLQPEKNTTSIQFRSIPLNSKLKPWAIALSYQAKERLKESLSNGPITLNVQIETKIYESEELTIVADIKGNKLPNERLVFSAHVQEPGANDNATGVGVALEMATLSAKLLKNNTWNPTRTLTFLWGDEIVSTGRYVQEDKMRAQDIKWGISLDMVGENTDITGGSFLIEKMPDPSAIWTRGNDKHSEWGGSKMSLDQMKPHYLNDFVIGEFEAQGKRANWEVNTNPFEGGSDHMPFLRSNIPSVLFWHFTDQFYHTDNDRLDKVSKETLKNVGTASLLSAYTLLNSDATTAKTIITHIETAAISRLHEELKQGKIAIKKGDKLAEQIEIIKAWEDWYVKAIATTIDMSPEATSLKEAIEKAQASVRATSEAALLELSK comes from the coding sequence ATGATTAAAAAAATACTATTTCTTGGCCTTTTCAGTGTAACTTTTTCAAGCTTAACCCAAGCACAAGCCATAAAAAAACAAAGCACAAAAGAAAGTTTAGAGCAAACCGTTATAACTAGTTTTTCAGGCGATTTAGCATACGAAACCACAGCATTTGTTGAAAAATACTGGCGTGTGGTTGGAAATAAAGGATTTAATGAAAGTATTCATTTCATCGCTCAAAATTTAGAAAGTGCTGGTTTCATTTTAGAAGAAAAAGCAAAACCAAACAACCGACTTACCTACCGAATTGAAAAGCGTCCATTAAAAAATCCTACGTGGGAAATGGTAGATGCCCTCGTAACCTTTAACAGCAAAGAAGCACCGCTTTTAGCACATAAAACCAACCGAAATATGGTGGCTTTAAATTCCTACAGCACGCCAAAGGAAGGAGTTACTGCTGAAGTGGTTTATGTGGAAGATGTTCAGAAACTAAAAAAAATGGATGTGAAAGGAAAAATTGTTTTCGCTGAAACCAGTCCATCACGCATTTATAATGATGCCATTGTTAAAGGTGGCGCTATTGGCTTAATGACCTATGATAACCCATCCTATTTACAACCAGAAAAAAATACAACCTCTATTCAATTTCGTTCCATTCCTTTAAATTCTAAATTAAAGCCTTGGGCAATTGCCTTGTCTTATCAAGCTAAAGAGCGTTTAAAAGAATCACTTTCTAATGGGCCAATTACTTTAAATGTTCAAATAGAAACTAAAATATACGAATCGGAAGAACTAACAATTGTTGCTGATATTAAAGGAAATAAACTACCCAATGAGCGCTTGGTTTTTAGCGCGCATGTTCAGGAACCGGGTGCCAACGATAATGCTACAGGCGTTGGTGTTGCATTGGAAATGGCAACGCTTTCAGCGAAATTATTAAAAAATAATACATGGAATCCTACCAGAACATTAACCTTTCTTTGGGGAGACGAAATTGTATCCACAGGTCGTTATGTCCAAGAGGATAAAATGCGTGCTCAAGATATAAAATGGGGAATTAGCTTGGACATGGTAGGCGAAAATACAGACATCACAGGTGGTTCTTTTTTAATAGAAAAAATGCCAGATCCTAGTGCTATTTGGACTCGTGGTAATGATAAACATTCAGAATGGGGCGGAAGTAAAATGAGTTTAGACCAAATGAAACCCCATTATTTAAACGATTTTGTAATTGGTGAATTTGAAGCTCAAGGCAAACGTGCCAATTGGGAAGTTAATACTAATCCGTTTGAAGGAGGAAGCGATCACATGCCTTTTTTACGAAGTAATATTCCAAGTGTCTTGTTTTGGCATTTTACTGATCAGTTTTATCATACGGATAACGACAGATTGGATAAAGTATCTAAAGAAACGCTTAAAAATGTAGGGACAGCGTCATTGCTATCTGCGTATACTTTGTTGAATTCTGATGCAACAACTGCTAAAACAATAATTACCCATATTGAAACCGCAGCTATTTCCAGATTGCATGAAGAATTAAAACAAGGAAAAATAGCCATTAAGAAAGGTGATAAGCTTGCGGAACAAATTGAAATTATTAAAGCTTGGGAAGATTGGTATGTAAAAGCCATAGCCACAACAATTGATATGTCGCCAGAAGCAACGTCTTTAAAAGAAGCTATTGAGAAAGCACAAGCTTCGGTTCGGGCAACTTCAGAAGCTGCGCTTTTGGAGTTGAGTAAATAA
- a CDS encoding T9SS type A sorting domain-containing protein — protein MKKINLFLLLFGMFYNGMCQTFPYEREWGTYTEFTKNTRAHAMDSEGNIYSVGFVTDTDVFPTTAASHQPIYGGGQADGFITKYSSDGNFLWGTYFGGEDFDVIEGIDIDNSNNIVVVGYTYSTTGIATSGAFQEQPTDRGGGAFIAKFTADGNQLWGTHFYNAATRPDDNEPFNFTTDFRSQQYIKAGVAINNADEIFIYLSDYVSHQTSDNITTLDAFQTDSYDAGTTISRFSPSGDRVWTTYYGINGSDITGIAVDDSGLYVAGTKEDFPTSPYVPNTYFDTFGEYEFSFSNIHDAFVSRLSLDGSTRLWSRYLGTSGVEFLGMSPLVLDETGLYIAGQSGGNTGGDTSGMATAGAYKETNGCGNGFLAKLNRSGEIDWLTYTLDWVEEAYEGSTISCGGSSVSHVYRIKSVFSAKDGVYFTGQTSMYVDIATEGAFMESLYGNTLYGQYDAFIMKFSTEGEREWGTYLGGEDDESIPWVFPFEDALYVAGRTSSSENIDTLESTYLEGSQGYINKFSPSNLSVAESATSPFAIYPNPANDVLYIKLNDNMQSYSSSFKVYNVVGQEVLNTKLHTTESNQKVDVSGLSSGVYIASLVYNNQVFTHKIIIE, from the coding sequence ATGAAAAAAATTAACCTATTTTTACTTTTGTTTGGTATGTTCTATAATGGAATGTGCCAAACTTTTCCTTACGAACGGGAATGGGGTACTTACACGGAGTTTACGAAAAATACTCGTGCTCACGCTATGGACAGTGAAGGGAATATTTATTCCGTAGGTTTTGTAACAGATACAGATGTGTTTCCTACAACTGCAGCTTCTCACCAACCCATCTACGGTGGTGGCCAAGCAGATGGCTTTATTACAAAATACAGCAGTGATGGTAACTTTTTATGGGGAACTTATTTTGGAGGTGAAGATTTTGACGTTATAGAGGGTATTGACATAGACAATAGTAATAATATAGTTGTGGTGGGTTATACCTATTCTACAACAGGCATAGCAACCTCTGGCGCGTTTCAAGAACAGCCTACCGATCGTGGTGGTGGTGCTTTTATAGCCAAATTTACTGCAGATGGCAACCAGCTTTGGGGCACGCATTTTTATAATGCCGCTACCCGTCCAGACGACAACGAACCTTTCAACTTTACTACAGATTTTCGGTCACAACAATATATTAAAGCTGGTGTAGCTATAAATAACGCTGATGAAATTTTTATTTATTTATCAGATTACGTTAGCCATCAAACAAGTGATAATATTACAACTCTAGATGCTTTTCAAACAGACTCCTATGATGCTGGAACAACAATAAGTAGGTTTTCGCCTTCGGGAGATAGAGTTTGGACTACCTATTATGGCATAAACGGTTCTGATATTACTGGAATTGCTGTAGATGACTCGGGGCTGTATGTGGCAGGCACTAAAGAAGACTTCCCTACTTCGCCTTATGTGCCCAATACCTATTTTGATACCTTTGGGGAGTACGAGTTTTCTTTTTCCAATATCCATGACGCTTTTGTATCCCGCTTATCATTAGATGGGAGTACCCGACTGTGGAGTCGGTATCTGGGAACCTCTGGAGTAGAATTTTTAGGGATGTCGCCTTTGGTTTTAGATGAAACGGGACTGTATATTGCTGGTCAATCTGGAGGGAATACCGGTGGTGACACATCAGGGATGGCTACAGCAGGAGCTTATAAGGAAACAAATGGTTGTGGTAATGGGTTTCTAGCCAAATTAAACCGTTCTGGCGAGATAGACTGGCTTACCTATACGCTGGATTGGGTAGAAGAAGCCTATGAAGGCAGCACGATTAGTTGTGGAGGAAGTAGTGTTAGCCATGTTTATAGAATAAAATCGGTATTCTCGGCAAAAGATGGCGTGTATTTTACCGGGCAAACAAGTATGTATGTGGATATTGCCACCGAAGGTGCTTTTATGGAAAGTCTTTATGGAAATACTTTGTATGGACAATATGATGCTTTTATTATGAAGTTTTCTACAGAAGGCGAACGCGAATGGGGTACTTATTTGGGTGGTGAGGATGACGAAAGTATTCCTTGGGTTTTTCCTTTTGAGGATGCACTTTACGTCGCAGGAAGAACGTCTAGTTCTGAAAACATTGATACTTTAGAAAGTACATATTTAGAAGGTTCTCAAGGATATATAAATAAATTTTCACCAAGTAATTTAAGTGTGGCAGAATCAGCTACGTCACCTTTTGCTATATATCCTAACCCTGCTAATGATGTTTTGTATATTAAGTTAAATGACAACATGCAATCTTATTCCAGTTCTTTTAAAGTTTATAATGTTGTAGGTCAAGAAGTTCTAAATACAAAGCTTCATACTACTGAAAGCAATCAAAAAGTTGATGTTTCTGGGTTGTCTTCGGGTGTTTATATTGCTTCATTAGTTTATAATAACCAAGTATTTACGCATAAAATCATTATCGAGTAA